In one Mycobacteroides chelonae genomic region, the following are encoded:
- a CDS encoding FKBP-type peptidyl-prolyl cis-trans isomerase translates to MTLAACGSDTEAKSAPADPPAATTGCPTAAPQNSGTPEWTLSGSTGNVAVSGSTDTAAPSVNVTAPFSVAETQVHTLQAGSGPIVGDLATVSVCYMGVNGRDGSVFDSAYTRGTPAQFPLNGVVPGFKKAIAGQHVGSTVAVAMVPADGYPSGQPSAGIRPGDTLVFAIKILNASN, encoded by the coding sequence GTGACGCTGGCCGCGTGCGGCTCCGACACGGAGGCCAAGTCAGCACCCGCCGACCCGCCCGCCGCCACCACCGGGTGCCCCACGGCGGCGCCACAGAACTCCGGCACACCTGAATGGACGCTGTCGGGAAGCACCGGGAACGTCGCCGTCTCCGGCTCCACGGACACCGCGGCGCCGAGTGTCAACGTGACCGCGCCATTCAGCGTGGCCGAGACCCAGGTGCACACGCTCCAGGCTGGATCCGGACCGATCGTCGGAGATCTGGCCACGGTTTCGGTCTGCTACATGGGCGTTAACGGGCGCGACGGCTCCGTGTTCGATAGCGCCTATACGCGTGGCACGCCTGCCCAATTCCCGCTTAATGGGGTGGTACCGGGATTCAAGAAGGCCATCGCGGGGCAACATGTCGGGTCGACCGTCGCCGTCGCGATGGTCCCCGCTGACGGCTATCCCTCCGGGCAGCCCAGCGCCGGTATCCGGCCGGGAGACACACTCGTCTTCGCGATCAAGATTCTCAACGCATCAAACTGA
- a CDS encoding Rv2640c family ArsR-like transcriptional regulator — protein MPKALPVVDTTAPVCCQPVAAGPMSDEQALEVALRLKALADPVRVKIMSQLFGAPMREIISGDLAGILRLTESTVSHHMNQLRKAGLVESDRRGMNVYHRPVPDALTALCTVLDPGCCQ, from the coding sequence ATGCCCAAGGCTCTTCCCGTGGTAGATACCACCGCTCCCGTGTGCTGCCAACCTGTGGCGGCCGGTCCGATGAGCGACGAACAGGCCCTGGAAGTCGCGCTGCGGCTCAAGGCGCTCGCGGACCCGGTGCGGGTCAAGATCATGTCCCAGCTCTTTGGCGCGCCCATGCGAGAGATCATCAGCGGTGACCTCGCGGGCATCCTCAGACTCACCGAGTCAACCGTCAGTCACCACATGAATCAGTTGCGAAAAGCCGGGTTGGTGGAATCGGACCGCCGCGGAATGAACGTCTATCACCGGCCGGTTCCGGATGCGCTGACCGCGTTGTGCACGGTCCTGGATCCCGGCTGCTGCCAATAG
- a CDS encoding cellulose-binding domain-containing protein: MAGLVGYVKRWRTALHVTVSASILAGLALPIVPVAHAAAAAATLSVTSTWQTGFIASFTITNLSTVPLSDWRLEFDLPIGESIRHTWSSSVTQSGTHYVLSPANWNRIIAPGGSATGGLRGVLSGSYTPPLNCVLNGQVPCS, encoded by the coding sequence ATGGCGGGACTTGTCGGTTACGTGAAGCGCTGGCGCACAGCCCTTCACGTAACCGTGTCGGCATCGATACTTGCTGGCCTCGCACTCCCCATTGTGCCGGTAGCTCACGCGGCCGCGGCCGCGGCGACGTTGTCGGTGACATCGACGTGGCAGACCGGTTTCATCGCTAGTTTCACGATCACCAACTTGAGCACGGTGCCGCTCTCCGATTGGCGGCTCGAGTTCGACCTGCCGATCGGAGAGTCCATCCGGCACACGTGGAGCAGCAGTGTGACGCAATCTGGTACCCACTACGTTCTGAGTCCCGCGAACTGGAATCGCATCATCGCGCCAGGAGGTTCGGCCACCGGCGGTCTACGGGGCGTGCTGAGCGGTTCCTACACACCACCGTTGAACTGTGTGCTCAACGGGCAAGTTCCATGCAGCTAG
- a CDS encoding DUF5994 family protein — MNGAWWPQDDGFIARELSPLVEELSGHIGGVSEVSLNWKAGSPRSSMRSAAMPPSLTNRPFHWVVTLRGEHRTVRILMVPARTNRSLARLIMRLAAQMPLLDSPKEEEVSAALRIIMAA; from the coding sequence ATGAACGGAGCGTGGTGGCCGCAAGACGACGGATTCATCGCGCGGGAACTCTCCCCTTTGGTGGAAGAGCTGTCCGGGCACATCGGCGGGGTCAGCGAGGTGTCGCTGAACTGGAAGGCGGGGTCGCCTCGGTCGAGCATGAGGTCGGCGGCTATGCCTCCGTCGCTCACCAATCGTCCGTTCCATTGGGTGGTCACGCTTCGAGGTGAGCATCGGACGGTGCGGATTCTTATGGTGCCGGCTCGTACGAACAGGAGTCTGGCGCGGTTGATCATGCGTCTGGCGGCGCAGATGCCTCTACTTGATTCTCCGAAGGAGGAGGAAGTCTCCGCGGCGCTCCGGATCATTATGGCCGCCTAG
- a CDS encoding ArsI/CadI family heavy metal resistance metalloenzyme, with protein sequence MSRVQLALNVDDLDASIDFYSKLFGVQPAKRKPGYANFAIDSPPLKLVLLENPGHGGTINHLGVQVESSEQVHAEIGRLTDAGMFTEEEIGTTCCFATQDKVWVTAPDREKWEIYAILADSDTFGTSPELLPEGDGCTCGRPE encoded by the coding sequence GTGTCCCGCGTACAGCTGGCTCTCAATGTCGACGACCTCGATGCGTCAATCGACTTCTATTCAAAGCTTTTTGGCGTACAACCGGCCAAACGTAAGCCCGGATATGCCAACTTTGCGATCGATTCCCCACCGCTGAAGCTGGTGTTGTTGGAGAACCCGGGCCACGGCGGCACGATCAACCATCTCGGGGTACAGGTCGAATCCAGCGAGCAGGTCCACGCCGAGATCGGCCGATTGACCGATGCAGGCATGTTCACCGAAGAAGAGATCGGCACCACGTGTTGTTTCGCAACACAAGACAAGGTGTGGGTCACCGCACCTGATCGGGAAAAGTGGGAAATCTACGCAATTTTGGCGGATTCGGACACATTCGGCACCAGTCCCGAACTCCTCCCCGAAGGCGACGGCTGCACATGCGGGCGTCCTGAGTGA
- a CDS encoding class I SAM-dependent methyltransferase: MPTFDVNAVDWDELYRGEAVYAPGDPGWNIGEMQPEIAALHRQGRFESPILDSGCGVGLTSLKLADHGYQVVGLDLSGSAIDKAQRAAAQLGLDAIFNTADLTADTGYHNYFNTVIDGLVFHCLPDELRESYVRSLARALRPGGKFFALVFATEAFPPDAEFGPRPFTEQQLHSIVGRHLVIDEIRRARAWVNVPSQLPEGFEYRGVTIGSDGRAQLPAWLVSAHRSL, from the coding sequence ATGCCAACATTTGATGTGAATGCCGTGGACTGGGACGAGTTGTACAGGGGCGAAGCGGTTTATGCGCCTGGTGATCCGGGGTGGAATATCGGCGAGATGCAACCCGAAATAGCAGCTCTACACCGGCAAGGTCGATTTGAGAGCCCGATCCTCGATTCTGGGTGCGGGGTGGGGTTGACCTCGCTAAAGCTGGCCGATCATGGGTACCAAGTCGTGGGTCTCGATCTATCTGGCAGTGCGATAGACAAAGCGCAGAGAGCGGCCGCCCAGCTTGGCTTGGATGCTATTTTCAATACAGCTGACCTGACCGCAGACACCGGCTACCACAATTATTTTAATACCGTCATTGATGGCCTTGTATTTCACTGCCTACCCGATGAGCTCAGAGAAAGCTATGTGCGATCACTGGCGCGAGCGCTCAGGCCCGGCGGCAAGTTCTTTGCACTTGTTTTTGCGACCGAGGCCTTTCCGCCAGATGCCGAATTCGGGCCCCGGCCGTTCACCGAACAGCAGCTGCACAGCATCGTGGGGCGGCACTTGGTCATCGACGAGATCCGGCGCGCACGAGCATGGGTGAATGTTCCCAGCCAGTTGCCCGAAGGCTTCGAGTATCGCGGTGTGACGATCGGCTCCGACGGACGCGCCCAGTTACCGGCCTGGTTGGTTTCTGCGCACCGCAGCCTCTAG
- a CDS encoding cold-shock protein, with protein MAQGIVKWFNAEKGFGFITPDNGNKDLFVHFSAIIDKGGYRSLNENDRVSFEEEAGDRGPQAVSVQTV; from the coding sequence ATGGCTCAAGGCATCGTGAAATGGTTTAACGCCGAAAAGGGATTCGGATTCATCACCCCGGACAACGGCAACAAGGACCTGTTCGTTCACTTCTCGGCCATCATCGACAAGGGCGGATACCGCAGCCTCAACGAGAACGATCGCGTCAGCTTCGAAGAAGAAGCCGGCGATCGCGGCCCTCAGGCTGTCTCAGTGCAGACCGTCTAA
- the arsB gene encoding ACR3 family arsenite efflux transporter: protein MLDRFLPAWIGLAMAAGLLLGRWIPGLNSVLERVQVEGISLPIAVGLLIMMYPVLAKVRYDRLGAVTADRKLLIGSLVLNWALGPALMFALAWLLLPDLPEYRTGLIVVGLARCIAMVIIWNDLACGDRDAAAVLVALNSMFQVLMFAVLGWFYLSVLPGWLHLPQTVIATSPWQIAKSVLLFLGIPLAAGYLSRRIGEQVKGRTWYETRFLPIIGPWALWGLLFTIVILFALQGDQISSRPWDVARIAVPLLAYFAIMWGGGYLLGAALRLGYPRTTTLAFTAAGNNFELAIAVAIATWGATSGQALAGVVGPLIEVPVLVALVYVSLALRRRITRAPQPDSIDTAGQKVTQ from the coding sequence ATGTTGGACCGGTTTCTGCCGGCATGGATCGGACTCGCGATGGCAGCCGGACTGCTGCTGGGTCGCTGGATCCCTGGGCTGAACAGTGTGCTGGAAAGAGTTCAGGTCGAAGGGATCTCGCTGCCGATCGCCGTTGGGCTACTCATCATGATGTACCCGGTATTGGCCAAGGTGCGCTATGACCGCCTCGGTGCCGTCACCGCTGACCGCAAGCTGCTGATCGGCTCGCTGGTCTTGAACTGGGCACTCGGCCCGGCGTTGATGTTCGCGCTGGCCTGGCTGCTGTTACCAGATCTGCCCGAGTATCGCACCGGGCTTATCGTCGTCGGACTGGCACGGTGCATCGCCATGGTGATCATCTGGAACGACCTTGCGTGCGGCGATCGGGATGCGGCGGCCGTCCTTGTCGCCCTGAATTCGATGTTTCAGGTGCTCATGTTCGCGGTCCTGGGTTGGTTCTATCTATCCGTCCTGCCCGGTTGGCTGCATCTGCCGCAAACCGTCATCGCCACGTCGCCGTGGCAGATCGCCAAATCTGTACTCCTGTTCCTGGGGATCCCGCTCGCGGCTGGATATCTCTCCCGCCGTATCGGCGAACAGGTCAAGGGGCGCACGTGGTATGAAACACGATTCCTGCCGATCATCGGCCCCTGGGCACTGTGGGGACTGTTGTTCACCATCGTGATCTTGTTCGCGCTCCAAGGCGATCAGATCTCTTCTCGGCCTTGGGATGTTGCACGTATCGCGGTGCCTTTACTCGCCTACTTCGCGATCATGTGGGGTGGCGGATACCTCCTCGGCGCTGCCCTCAGGCTGGGCTACCCACGCACCACCACGCTCGCATTCACCGCCGCCGGCAACAACTTCGAACTGGCCATCGCTGTCGCGATCGCCACCTGGGGCGCCACCTCCGGCCAAGCCCTAGCCGGTGTCGTCGGCCCGCTGATCGAGGTACCCGTGCTGGTCGCCCTCGTATACGTGTCCTTGGCACTGCGGCGCCGCATTACACGTGCCCCTCAACCGGATTCGATCGACACTGCAGGCCAGAAGGTGACCCAATGA
- a CDS encoding LysR family transcriptional regulator, with product MELRQLEHFVAVASEMSFSRAVQRAHVVQSALSTSVSKLEKELGVELFDRTRQQIRLTPAGELFHTHAIRVIQTARHAKDSVGDFRGALTGRVDLGALISCGPLDVPEVLGQFHRDYPLVQIRLRQSQTGSSAYLSAIANGTLDLALVSAPDRFPADVQMRLLCAEPMMFVCRPDHRLAERSHVSITELVDEHLIGFPSQFGLRRLVDDAFAAAGVTAFTPHEVALEYSIAASLVQHGLGTIFMPASEATQFAHLRALAVRPAITWKIYLASAEQSQLGPASAQLAERLIASAHPPPTCDLSKPSRK from the coding sequence ATGGAACTTCGACAGTTGGAACATTTTGTTGCCGTTGCCAGTGAGATGAGCTTCTCCCGGGCGGTTCAGCGTGCCCACGTTGTCCAGTCCGCGCTGTCTACTTCGGTGAGCAAGTTAGAGAAGGAACTTGGGGTGGAACTGTTCGACCGTACGCGGCAACAGATCCGTTTGACCCCGGCCGGAGAGTTGTTCCACACGCATGCCATTCGCGTCATCCAGACCGCCCGGCATGCCAAAGATTCCGTCGGAGATTTCCGTGGCGCGCTGACCGGGAGGGTCGATCTCGGCGCACTCATCTCCTGTGGGCCGCTCGACGTACCCGAGGTGCTGGGGCAGTTCCACCGCGACTATCCGCTGGTCCAAATCCGCTTGCGGCAAAGCCAAACCGGATCGAGCGCATACTTGTCGGCCATCGCCAACGGAACCCTCGACCTAGCCCTTGTCTCAGCGCCCGATCGGTTTCCGGCAGATGTTCAGATGCGGCTCCTCTGTGCAGAGCCCATGATGTTTGTCTGCCGACCCGATCACCGACTCGCCGAACGAAGCCACGTCAGCATCACCGAACTTGTCGACGAACACCTCATCGGCTTTCCCAGCCAGTTTGGCTTGCGACGCTTGGTCGACGACGCCTTTGCCGCCGCGGGTGTCACCGCGTTCACGCCGCATGAAGTCGCCCTTGAGTATTCGATCGCTGCGAGCCTCGTCCAGCATGGGCTCGGCACCATCTTCATGCCTGCCAGCGAGGCCACACAGTTCGCGCACTTGCGCGCGCTCGCCGTCCGCCCTGCCATCACGTGGAAGATCTACCTCGCGTCGGCCGAACAATCTCAACTCGGACCGGCGAGCGCACAACTGGCGGAACGTCTCATCGCCTCCGCACACCCTCCACCCACGTGCGATCTTTCTAAACCATCCCGTAAATAG
- a CDS encoding acyl-ACP desaturase, giving the protein MQKAFTDLELLHELEPVVEENVHRHLGVTKDWNPHDYVPWSEGKNYKALGGQDWDPEQSKLSELAKIAMITNLLTEDNLPSYHREIAMNFTMDGPWGTWVNRWTAEENRHGIAIRDYLVVTRSVDPFELEKLRIAQMTSGFSPGQNRQNIPFSESLFDSVVYVTFQELATRVSHRNTGKACAEPIADELLKRISTDENLHMIFYRNMVTAGLEIAPNQAVKAVHKVLDNFTMPGYTIPGFRRNAVTIATGGVYDPQSHLDEVVLPVLRKWRIFDRDDINGEAEWYREDLARIVSDLKKTSEDFEEVKAKYLERQAKRAERQAAKVLV; this is encoded by the coding sequence ATGCAGAAGGCCTTCACCGACCTGGAGCTGCTCCATGAGCTTGAGCCTGTGGTCGAGGAGAATGTCCATCGCCACCTCGGCGTCACCAAGGACTGGAACCCGCATGACTATGTCCCCTGGTCTGAGGGCAAGAACTACAAGGCTCTAGGTGGTCAGGACTGGGATCCTGAGCAGTCCAAGCTCTCCGAGCTGGCCAAGATCGCCATGATCACGAACCTGCTGACCGAGGACAACCTGCCCTCGTATCACCGCGAGATCGCCATGAACTTCACCATGGATGGGCCGTGGGGCACCTGGGTGAACCGCTGGACCGCCGAGGAAAACCGGCACGGTATCGCCATCCGCGACTACCTGGTGGTGACCCGTTCGGTGGACCCGTTCGAACTCGAGAAGCTGCGCATTGCGCAGATGACCAGCGGGTTCTCCCCCGGCCAGAACCGCCAGAACATACCGTTCTCCGAGAGCCTGTTCGACTCGGTGGTGTACGTGACGTTCCAGGAGCTGGCCACCCGCGTCTCGCACCGCAACACCGGTAAGGCCTGCGCCGAGCCCATCGCCGATGAGCTGCTCAAGCGCATCTCCACCGACGAGAACCTGCACATGATCTTCTACCGCAACATGGTGACAGCCGGCCTGGAAATCGCCCCGAACCAAGCAGTCAAGGCTGTCCACAAGGTGCTCGACAACTTCACGATGCCCGGCTACACAATTCCGGGATTCCGCCGCAACGCGGTCACCATCGCCACCGGCGGCGTCTACGACCCGCAGTCACACCTCGACGAGGTCGTGCTGCCGGTGCTGCGCAAGTGGCGCATCTTCGATCGTGACGACATCAACGGCGAGGCCGAGTGGTACCGCGAGGACCTGGCCCGCATCGTCAGTGACCTCAAGAAGACCTCCGAGGACTTCGAGGAAGTCAAGGCCAAGTACCTGGAGCGCCAGGCCAAACGCGCCGAACGCCAAGCCGCCAAAGTGCTGGTGTAG